From one Felis catus isolate Fca126 chromosome E2, F.catus_Fca126_mat1.0, whole genome shotgun sequence genomic stretch:
- the HSPB6 gene encoding heat shock protein beta-6 yields the protein MEIPVPVQPSWLRRASAPLPGRLFDQRFGEGLLEAELAALCPATLAPYYLRAPSVALPAAQVPTEPGHFSVLLDVKHFSPEEIAVKVVGDHVEVHARHEERPDEHGYIAREFHRRYRLPPGVDPAAVTSALSPEGVLSIQAAPATAQATAQAPPPPQAAAK from the exons ATGGAGATCCCCGTGCCTGTGCAGCCGTCTTGGCTGCGCCGCGCCTCGGCCCCTTTGCCCGGGCGCCTCTTCGACCAGCGCTTCGGCGAGGGGCTGCTGGAAGCCGAGCTGGCTGCGCTCTGCCCCGCCACGCTGGCCCCCTACTACCTGCGCGCACCCAGCGTGGCGCTGCCTGCCGCCCAG GTCCCGACGGAACCTGGGCATTTCTCGGTGCTGCTGGACGTGAAGCACTTTTCCCCAGAGGAAATCGCCGTCAAGGTTGTTGGCGACCACGTGGAGGTGCATGCGCGCCACGAGGAGCGCCCG GATGAGCATGGATACATCGCACGCGAGTTCCACCGCCGCTACCGCTTGCCGCCTGGTGTGGACCCTGCCGCCGTGACGTCTGCGCTGTCTCCTGAGGGCGTCCTGTCCATCCAGGCCGCTCCCGCTACAGCCCAGGCGACGGCCCAGGCTCCACCGCCGCCGCAGGCTGCTGCCAAGTAG
- the LIN37 gene encoding protein lin-37 homolog isoform X1: MFPVKVKVEKSELEMAKARNQLDAVLQCLLEKSHMDSRERLEEEAGKTPSDTHNKDCSIASTGKRPSARFPHQRRKKRREMDDGLAEGGPQRSNTYVIKLFDRSVDLAQFSENTPLYPICRAWMRNSPSVRERERSPSSPLPPLPEDEESSEVTSSKSRDVYKLPPPTAAGPSGDACRSRIPSPLQPETQGTPDDEPSEPEPSPSTLIYRNMQRWKRIRQRWKEASHRNQLRYSESMKILREMYERQ, translated from the exons ATGTTTCCGGTGAAGGTGAAAGTGGAGAAATCAG AGTTGGAGATGGCCAAGGCCCGGAACCAACTTGATGCTGTCCTGCAGTGTCTGCTGGAGAAGAGTCACATGGACAG CAGGGAGCGCCTAGAGGAGGAAGCTGGGAAAACCCCCTCGGACACCCACAACAA GGATTGTTCCATTGCATCTACCGGCAAACG ACCATCCGCCCGCTTCCCCCACCAgcggaggaagaagaggagggagatggATGACGGGCTGGCTGAGGGAGGGCCGCAGCGATCCA ACACATATGTGATCAAGCTGTTTGACCGGAGTGTGGACTTGGCTCAGTTCAGTGAGAACACACCATTGTACCCAATCTGCCGTGCCTGGATGCGCAACAGCCCCTCAGTGCGCGAGCGAGAACGCTCACCCAGCTCACCACTGCCCCCACTGCCTGAGGATGAGGAG AGTTCAGAGGTCACCAGCAGCAAGAGTCGCGATGTGTACAAGCTGCCTCCACCCACAGCCGCTGGGCCATCTGGTGATGCTTGCAGGTCCCGAATTCCATCCCCGCTGCAGCCTGAGACCCAGGGTACCCCCGATGATGAG CCCTCCGAGCCTGAGCCCTCACCATCCACACTCATCTACCGCAACATGCAGCGCTGGAAACGCATCCGCCAGAG gTGGAAGGAGGCATCTCATCGGAACCAGCTTCGGTACTCAGAAAGCATGAAGATCCTACGGGAGATGTATGAGCGCCAGTGA
- the LIN37 gene encoding protein lin-37 homolog isoform X2 → MFPVKVKVEKSELEMAKARNQLDAVLQCLLEKSHMDRERLEEEAGKTPSDTHNKDCSIASTGKRPSARFPHQRRKKRREMDDGLAEGGPQRSNTYVIKLFDRSVDLAQFSENTPLYPICRAWMRNSPSVRERERSPSSPLPPLPEDEESSEVTSSKSRDVYKLPPPTAAGPSGDACRSRIPSPLQPETQGTPDDEPSEPEPSPSTLIYRNMQRWKRIRQRWKEASHRNQLRYSESMKILREMYERQ, encoded by the exons ATGTTTCCGGTGAAGGTGAAAGTGGAGAAATCAG AGTTGGAGATGGCCAAGGCCCGGAACCAACTTGATGCTGTCCTGCAGTGTCTGCTGGAGAAGAGTCACATGGACAG GGAGCGCCTAGAGGAGGAAGCTGGGAAAACCCCCTCGGACACCCACAACAA GGATTGTTCCATTGCATCTACCGGCAAACG ACCATCCGCCCGCTTCCCCCACCAgcggaggaagaagaggagggagatggATGACGGGCTGGCTGAGGGAGGGCCGCAGCGATCCA ACACATATGTGATCAAGCTGTTTGACCGGAGTGTGGACTTGGCTCAGTTCAGTGAGAACACACCATTGTACCCAATCTGCCGTGCCTGGATGCGCAACAGCCCCTCAGTGCGCGAGCGAGAACGCTCACCCAGCTCACCACTGCCCCCACTGCCTGAGGATGAGGAG AGTTCAGAGGTCACCAGCAGCAAGAGTCGCGATGTGTACAAGCTGCCTCCACCCACAGCCGCTGGGCCATCTGGTGATGCTTGCAGGTCCCGAATTCCATCCCCGCTGCAGCCTGAGACCCAGGGTACCCCCGATGATGAG CCCTCCGAGCCTGAGCCCTCACCATCCACACTCATCTACCGCAACATGCAGCGCTGGAAACGCATCCGCCAGAG gTGGAAGGAGGCATCTCATCGGAACCAGCTTCGGTACTCAGAAAGCATGAAGATCCTACGGGAGATGTATGAGCGCCAGTGA
- the PSENEN gene encoding gamma-secretase subunit PEN-2 isoform X1, giving the protein MWQRLPSGGNRFHWGVVVRDPCICHLGSRLGSCPYRPSGRLRLSATMNLERVSNEEKLNLCRKYYLGGFAFLPFLWLVNIFWFFREAFLVPAYTEQSQIKGYVWRSAVGFLFWVIVLTTWITIFQIYRPRWGALGDYLSFTIPLGTP; this is encoded by the exons ATGTGGCAAAGGCTTCCAAGCGGAGGAAATAGGTTCCACTG GGGCGTGGTTGTTCGCGATCCCTGCATCTGTCACCTGGGGTCAAGGCTCGGCTCTTGCCCTTACAGACCCTCGGGACGACTCCGCCTCAGCGCAACTATGAACTTGGAGCGGGTGTCCAACGAGGAGAAGCTAAATCTGTGCCGGAAGTACTACCTGG gTGGGTTTgctttcctgccttttctctggTTGGTCAATATCTTCTGGTTCTTCCGAGAGGCGTTCCTAGTCCCGGCGTACACAGAGCAGAGCCAAATCAAAGGCT ATGTCTGGCGCTCAGCTGTGGGCTTCCTCTTCTGGGTGATTGTACTCACAACCTGGATCACCATCTTCCAGATCTACCGGCCCCGTTGGGGCGCCCTTGGTGACTATCTCTCCTTCACCATACCCCTAGGTACCCCCTGA
- the PSENEN gene encoding gamma-secretase subunit PEN-2 isoform X2: protein MNLERVSNEEKLNLCRKYYLGGFAFLPFLWLVNIFWFFREAFLVPAYTEQSQIKGYVWRSAVGFLFWVIVLTTWITIFQIYRPRWGALGDYLSFTIPLGTP from the exons ATGAACTTGGAGCGGGTGTCCAACGAGGAGAAGCTAAATCTGTGCCGGAAGTACTACCTGG gTGGGTTTgctttcctgccttttctctggTTGGTCAATATCTTCTGGTTCTTCCGAGAGGCGTTCCTAGTCCCGGCGTACACAGAGCAGAGCCAAATCAAAGGCT ATGTCTGGCGCTCAGCTGTGGGCTTCCTCTTCTGGGTGATTGTACTCACAACCTGGATCACCATCTTCCAGATCTACCGGCCCCGTTGGGGCGCCCTTGGTGACTATCTCTCCTTCACCATACCCCTAGGTACCCCCTGA
- the U2AF1L4 gene encoding splicing factor U2AF 26 kDa subunit isoform X1, with translation MAEYLASIFGTEKDKVNCSFYFKIGACRHGDRCSRLHNKPTFSQTIVLLNLYRNPQNTAQTADGSHCHVSDVEVQEHYDNFFEEVFTELQEKYGEIEEMNVCDNLGDHLVGNVYVKVSAFPPIEPTGGGISVSPLKPHSLSFGVRRMQSGQWLNSITAGSMGRQCMLSCLLSPTSGSRAVGNTRWGNVPGVASATSCTFGPSPGIFDVSCMGEDPGAGHPQGPILVTAPEKETEDVPQTTGMAASETLAPLTSTPDRHKCSWPEHLLKASLPPQRRLPQAPGLRDVNLLNTGTFFYHPSPNKVLY, from the exons ATGGCTGAATATTTAGCTTCGATATTCGGGACTGAGAAGGACAA GGTTAACTGCTCTTTTTACTTTAAGATCGGGGCCTGCCGGCACGGGGACCGGTGCTCCCGGCTTCACAACAAACCGACTTTCAGCCAG ACCATAGTGCTGCTCAACCTGTACCGGAATCCACAGAACACCGCCCAAACCGCAGACGGATCACACT gtcACGTGAGCGACGTGGAGGTGCAAGAACACTATGATAACTTCTTCGAG GAGGTGTTCACGGAGCTGCAGGAGAAGTACGGGGAGATTGAAGAGATGAATGTGTGCGACAACCTGGGGGACCACCTCGTGGGCAATGTCTACGTCAAGGTGTCTGCTTTCCCCCCAATAGAGCCTACAGGTGGAGGCATTTCAGTGTCACCACTGAAGCCTCACAGCTTGAG TTTCGGCGTGAGGAGGATGCAGAGCGGGCAGTGGCTGAACTCAATAACCGCTGGTTCAATGGGCAGGCAGTGCATGCTGAGCTGTCTCCTGTCACCGACTTCCGGGAGTCGTGCTGTCGGCAATACGAGATGGG GGAATGTACCCGGGGTGGCTTCTGCAACTTCATGCACCTTCGGCCCATCTCCCGGAATCTTCGACGTCAGCTGTATGGGCGAGGACCCAGGCGCAG GTCACCCCCAAGGTCCCATACTGGTCACCGCCCCCGAGAAAGAAACCGAAGACGTTCCCCAGACCACCGGCATGGCCGCTTCTGAGACCCTGGCTCCCTTGACCTCCACCCCTGACAGGCATAAATGTTCCTGGCCAGAACACCTCCTGAAAGCTTCCTTACCTCCCCAGCGCCGTCTTCCCCAGGCTCCGGGGCTCCGTGATGTTAATCTGTTAAACACAGGGACCTTCTTTTACCACCCTTCCCCTAATAAAGTTCTGTATTGA
- the U2AF1L4 gene encoding splicing factor U2AF 26 kDa subunit isoform X3, with product MAEYLASIFGTEKDKVNCSFYFKIGACRHGDRCSRLHNKPTFSQTIVLLNLYRNPQNTAQTADGSHCHVSDVEVQEHYDNFFEEVFTELQEKYGEIEEMNVCDNLGDHLVGNVYVKFRREEDAERAVAELNNRWFNGQAVHAELSPVTDFRESCCRQYEMGECTRGGFCNFMHLRPISRNLRRQLYGRGPRRRS from the exons ATGGCTGAATATTTAGCTTCGATATTCGGGACTGAGAAGGACAA GGTTAACTGCTCTTTTTACTTTAAGATCGGGGCCTGCCGGCACGGGGACCGGTGCTCCCGGCTTCACAACAAACCGACTTTCAGCCAG ACCATAGTGCTGCTCAACCTGTACCGGAATCCACAGAACACCGCCCAAACCGCAGACGGATCACACT gtcACGTGAGCGACGTGGAGGTGCAAGAACACTATGATAACTTCTTCGAG GAGGTGTTCACGGAGCTGCAGGAGAAGTACGGGGAGATTGAAGAGATGAATGTGTGCGACAACCTGGGGGACCACCTCGTGGGCAATGTCTACGTCAAG TTTCGGCGTGAGGAGGATGCAGAGCGGGCAGTGGCTGAACTCAATAACCGCTGGTTCAATGGGCAGGCAGTGCATGCTGAGCTGTCTCCTGTCACCGACTTCCGGGAGTCGTGCTGTCGGCAATACGAGATGGG GGAATGTACCCGGGGTGGCTTCTGCAACTTCATGCACCTTCGGCCCATCTCCCGGAATCTTCGACGTCAGCTGTATGGGCGAGGACCCAGGCGCAG ATCCTAA
- the U2AF1L4 gene encoding splicing factor U2AF 26 kDa subunit isoform X2 translates to MAEYLASIFGTEKDKVNCSFYFKIGACRHGDRCSRLHNKPTFSQTIVLLNLYRNPQNTAQTADGSHCHVSDVEVQEHYDNFFEEVFTELQEKYGEIEEMNVCDNLGDHLVGNVYVKFRREEDAERAVAELNNRWFNGQAVHAELSPVTDFRESCCRQYEMGECTRGGFCNFMHLRPISRNLRRQLYGRGPRRRSPPRSHTGHRPRERNRRRSPDHRHGRF, encoded by the exons ATGGCTGAATATTTAGCTTCGATATTCGGGACTGAGAAGGACAA GGTTAACTGCTCTTTTTACTTTAAGATCGGGGCCTGCCGGCACGGGGACCGGTGCTCCCGGCTTCACAACAAACCGACTTTCAGCCAG ACCATAGTGCTGCTCAACCTGTACCGGAATCCACAGAACACCGCCCAAACCGCAGACGGATCACACT gtcACGTGAGCGACGTGGAGGTGCAAGAACACTATGATAACTTCTTCGAG GAGGTGTTCACGGAGCTGCAGGAGAAGTACGGGGAGATTGAAGAGATGAATGTGTGCGACAACCTGGGGGACCACCTCGTGGGCAATGTCTACGTCAAG TTTCGGCGTGAGGAGGATGCAGAGCGGGCAGTGGCTGAACTCAATAACCGCTGGTTCAATGGGCAGGCAGTGCATGCTGAGCTGTCTCCTGTCACCGACTTCCGGGAGTCGTGCTGTCGGCAATACGAGATGGG GGAATGTACCCGGGGTGGCTTCTGCAACTTCATGCACCTTCGGCCCATCTCCCGGAATCTTCGACGTCAGCTGTATGGGCGAGGACCCAGGCGCAG GTCACCCCCAAGGTCCCATACTGGTCACCGCCCCCGAGAAAGAAACCGAAGACGTTCCCCAGACCACCGGCATGGCCGCTTCTGA
- the IGFLR1 gene encoding IGF-like family receptor 1 encodes MGPLRRLLTAALLLAQAAPQEASQHCGRLEYWNPDNRCCSSCLQRFGPPPCPDYEFSENCGFNDFADHVTYPFKECPFGQCNPDNAELCSPCGAGATAPAPAGSRSGTQRRCTEKPVPPKEPCPLESGKPRVYSSQEPSPSAISRVSWTPERNVTQQALPNFALPVVLVLMALVLLVTSAVILLLAQRCHRRAKVLHPYPGLVCGDTNIHTVFSLPSSSPGSLEASDAGDKVSLVPLLGRELPSLASQPLSRLLDELEVLEELIVLLDPEPGPGGGMACGTTRHLAARYGVPAAWSTFAYSLRPSRSPLRALIEMVVAREPSASLGQFGTHLAQLGRADALQVLSKLG; translated from the exons ATGGGGCCCCTACGCCGCCTCCTGACTGCGGCACTACTTCTGGCTCAGGCTGCGCCTCAGGAGGCCTCCCAGCACTGCGGGCGCCTAGAGTACTGGAACCCTGATAACCGGTGCTGCAGCAGCTGCCTGCAGCGCTTTGGGCCGCCCCCCTGCCCGG ACTACGAGTTTTCGGAAAACTGCGGATTCAATGATTTTGCCGACCACGTGACATACCCCTTCAAAGAGTGTCCCTTTGGGCAGTGCAACCCCGACAATGCGGAGCTATGTAGCCCTTGTGGCGCCGGAGCCACGGCCCCCGCTCCTGCAGGGAGCAGGAGCGGAACCCAGCGTCGCTGCACAGAG AAGCCGGTCCCTCCCAAGGAGCCCTGTCCTCTCGAGTCTGGGAAACCCAGAGTCTATAGCTCCCAGGAGCCCAGCCCATCAGCGATTTCCAGGGTCTCCTGGACACCTGAGCGCAACGTCACTCAGCAGGCCTTGCCGAATTTCGCCCTGCCAGTGGTGCTGGTTCTCATGGCGCTGGTTCTGCTGGTGACCTCAGCAGTGATCCTTCTGCTTGCCCAGCGGTGTCACCGCCGGGCAAAAGTCCTCCATCCCTACCCCGGCTTGGTTTGTGGCGACACCAATATCCATACGGTCTTCTCCTTGCCCTCGTCCTCTCCAGGCTCCCTGGAGGCATCAGACGCAGGGGATAAGGTCTCTCTGGTTCCACTCCTGGGCAGAG AACTGCCGAGTCTGGCATCACAGCCCCTGTCTCGCCTCCTCGATGAGCTGGAGGTGCTGGAGGAGCTGATAGTGCTGCTGGATCCTGAACCTGGGCCAGGTGGGGGGATGGCATGCGGCACCACGAGACACCTGGCGGCGAGGTACGGAGTGCCCGCTGCCTGGTCCACCTTTGCCTACTCACTGCGACCCAGTCGCTCGCCACTGCGGGCCCTGATCGAGATGGTGGTGGCAAGGGAGCCCTCTGCTTCTCTGGGGCAGTTTGGCACACACCTGGCCCAGCTGGGGCGGGCAGATGCGCTGCAGGTGCTGTCCAAACTTGGCTGA